Within the Miscanthus floridulus cultivar M001 chromosome 2, ASM1932011v1, whole genome shotgun sequence genome, the region aatcatggactacttAGGGCACGTACAACGCGCTGCGGAAGGCCGTCTGTATAACGCTGTTTTTGTAGATACACCCTCTATACGACGTATTCAATGTAGAGAGAGCGTGTCCGTCGTCTCACGAGACGGCGGCTCCGTCTCGTGCTCCCAGGCAAATCGACGGCTTCGTCTACCGCTGTACCAGCCGATGGTAGCGAGCTACTCCGTGGCTGGATCGAGTGTGCGAGACATGTTGTATATGCACTGTATTGTTTATGAATGAATGCAGCTCATCTCATttgtataaaaaataaaataatataCGAAGACCTTAAATAGGTTCAAAAAGAATCCATCATATTATATTATAATATATAAATATACTATATATATTGATGCTTCCAAAAAAATGTTATAACCATGATCATCTTATTATTTTTCGTTTGATCTATTTTGTATCAATAAGCATCACAATGGTTTACACCAATAATATTTACACTCGATCTTAGCTACATGCAAGCATTAGATAAACAATAGACAGCCAAACAGACAACCCACTGTACAAGCTATCTATTTAGCTGTCTGTTTGTTATGTGACATCATCGTACAGACAGCACTCTGTCTAagggttgtacatgcccttagaCTTAAAATATGCGTcttgtaaattagtcgtaaattatataattaattattttttaagtctatatttaatactctttataTACTCGATGAGATACGAGCAGCCACCCACAGAGAACGTTGACAGCGGCGCATAACCCGCGGCGGAAAGCGACGCGCGCGCGATAAAACAGCGGGGGAGCCGGCAGCAAGCCCAAGTGCTCAACTCGCCTCTCGAAATCTTCGCTCCGTCCGCTCCTCATCCCACTTCCTGCTTCCTACACCAGCAAGCATGATCTCCCCGCGCCCCGCGCTCTCCCCGAGCTTCCTCGCCTTCCGGCCCGGGTCCCCGGCCGCGTCGCCGCCGCCCTCCCCGCGCCTCCACGCGCCGCCGCCCCTCTCCGCCTCCTTCTCCACCGTCGCCACCGCGGCGCCGGCGGGGCACGCGGCGGCCAGCTCCTTCTACGACGTCCTCGGCCTCCGCCCCGGGGCCAGCGCGCGGGAGATCAAGGCCGCGTACCGCCGCCTGGCGCTCGCCGTCCACCCGGACGCCGCCGCCCCGCAGCACCCCACCGCCTCCTCCGCCGAGGACTTCATCCGCGTCCACGCGGCCTACTCCACGCTCTCCGACCCCGACAAGCGCGCCGACtacgaccgccgccgccgcctctccgCCGCCGTCGCTCTCGGACGCTCGCCCTCGTTCCCGGCGCACCGTTCCCGCCGGACCTGGGAGACTGACCAGTGCTGGTGAGTGGTGACATGTGAAGAAAGATCTTCGACGTCGGCGGCTGGTGCGGCCCCCGCAGTCCCCGTCGGGCCGCAGAATCTTCCGATTGGTTGGTAACGCGAAGATCCTCGCACCCGCAGCCACTGGAGTAACTTGTGACCGAGCGATATGCTCTCAGAAAGCATAGCGCAGCCTTGCACGCATCCGCTGCGGCCTGTAAAAATGTTGAAATGTATGGTATGTGACGTCCTCTGTTTTGGATCTGGATGTGTAGTGTCTGCATGACTTGCGCGGCCATGTGAGATTGTGATAGGATAGGTTGACTTAATACTCCGACATGATCGAGATAAGGCTGATGACCACAGCAATAATGCAGTCGAGCTATGAGAAGAAAGCGATTGGTCTGTCTCGTTGCATACTCTTCTTCTTGGGTGATTCCGACTGGTCGTGGACGCGGTTGGAAGATACAGTAAGTAATATATGGCAGTGTCTTTGCATACTCTTCTTGCGTGGTGAATGCAGACGTGTCGCGCTGTTTTTGAATTCTGAACATTTCAAGAGACAGAATTGCTTGTTTTCCATTGGGGAAAAAAAAGGTCTGCGTGACTGCGTCCATCTTCCCAAGTCGAACCACGAGCGACATATTAATAAATAATAATCGTATAAAAGTTCATCAAATCGATCTGATTGCGACATATTAATAATCGTATAGAATTTCATCGATTCAATCTCTGATTGCTATGCTTGTCACCATCACGCCATGTACTGTGAATTGTGCCGTTTGATGCTATTGCCAGTGCGTGCATGATGTGTGCTGTTTGTTGGTGAAAAAACTGACCTAGCGGCTAGCGCCCTGGATTCTTTATACGAGCAGCAGTCGCTCGCACGGCGGCAAGGGCTAATCCGTTACAGTATTCTGCTGATGCTGCGTCACAACACCACAACTGCACAACATAAGGATAGGGCTAATCCGTAGTACTATCATCTACTCCGTAGAAGTTCAGCGGTCACCATCTCACCTCATTTTCAGAAACCCGCAAGGGACGATAAACCTTGATTTTGTGCTATAATAACCAGTGGGTCCGACAGAGGCGCTGAGTCTGCATCCATCCAAACAAATCTGTGGATCCGATCCTAAACCAGCCAATGTCGGATGCAAACGTTTCAACAAAATATGGACAAACAATTGGTTGATGTCCGGGCACATACTTTTCTACCCTTCTAGAATCTAAGACTTTAGATGTGTTTGGCTCCTCGGTGGCCATCCACCATGGTCATGGATTCGTGGGCGGCAGGACCTACACCCACATGCTCTACTACTCTGCTTCGCTTCACGTCAAAGCCATGCTTTCTTGGCGCAAAGATGGATGTTTTCAAGGAGCGTTCTTCGTGTGGCCACTGCCCACAAacattctttttctttcttctgccCAATAGAAACTTCTTTCTTTGAGAGTAGCGGCGCCATTGACAAAGTAATGGGGTCATCCATACCCGTGCCCTAAAATATCCATCTCCAATTATCCAACAACCAAGCATCTATTCAGTTGAAATTCCGAAGACGAGCAACAACAGAACAGGTTAATGAACAGAGAGGCTACTATGGATGAGATACGAGTGTATACAGAAAGTGAAACACAAGTTCCTCTGCCCCCAACATCCGCACGGACGGACACCCACACCTGCACACCGTTTTGCGCGCTCACACAGGGCCCGCGCCCACTTGACCTCACGCGAGGACCGCTCACGTCTCCTCCGCTTCCTATAGTTAAACATCCGGAATAGGTTTTAGTTAAACATCcggaataggtttaactaggttCTCTCCGGTGGACCGACTCTCGCGTAGTATACGATCTTTATGTCAGTCGCGCCAGTAATGTCTTAGTCGTCGTGACTGTATTGCTGGTAGATGCATTCTTCACAGATGTCATGcgagtcgtattgtgcacgactggccCGTCCTTGTTCAGAGTTATtgctgcactgtggcttcgtacTTCGCGTTCGCCTGTGGTTCACGATAgttgtgacccacgtctccccgtactTCTTTCTACGCTCTTGccggacccttgccctacagccgtactagtcattaatggcctcgaaCATCGCTCGTCTTGAACGCGCGAAAAATTCGGTCGATTCATTTGTAGTGGCCCCGCGCAGGAACCAAAGGTGGACTGtgccaggaccactgaccgctctgccATTACAAGAAGTGTCTTGGCTTAGCCACTGAGTATCACCACTCGGTGCATTCCAGCTCACCTAGCCCTTcgttttgagcaagcttttcgctcaatcCTCCCTTGCAACTGCCCACCtaggatggcaggagcctgggttagcagttactgcctgaacactgATGGTTTTCTCAAAATCCtatatgccaccctgcaaaaactCAGGGTCAAGGATCGtctcgagtatgagggccgtgagtatgaaaagcatggcactgagcggtgtgaagttaccgtctaTATTGGAAAGAGTCAGGAGTttcccgacatcactgaagcctggaatgtgaccgcaaccaggtttcgtttcgtcgacacctaccaagttgtgacccgcaaagccttgcggcacctttgccagatctatgaagagcccatttcTCGTactcccatgaggttctttccacctttgaaaAAAAATCGACGGGTATGGAGGGCTcgtatggaggctttgcaagggcgggatgcgcaagaagacagtccaaccgtggtgcacttgaccacgtacctgcttgctctagattagcagtatgaccggcaagacTCAGAGCTGAGGAAGTGCGTCCGGTGAGCCGAGGAAGTCGAGATCTTCTCCAGgttgctccaggtgcagcttgctgaagcgcatgccagtgtggCAGCCACAGAGAGTCGGGAGACTGCTATGtcagaagccctaaaggaggtcaaagatcggcatgcccattagttgggagaggcctaccttgtcaccagggccaagcggaggacgctagctgctgaaaggcaggatcccttgaccttggagggaatccctatccacccatcgaaaagaaggagaaccggcaTTGCAATACCGCCAGCAcccccaccctcggaagtgtcagaagtagaacccttgcttcccctcactcagaCACTgtcaagagaggaggcagatccatagccagggcggtagaagaatccactaAGCCCgagaatgaagatgtgtggtccaacaaagtagattagttgccttaggaagatgtacccatagttagtggtgtctttcgtcgctgtcctccagtattgtaatctttccattgtatttcgtccgtagttgttgagattgtCCAATCGTAGGAATGGTGaacgatgtgtcgagaatgggagagtgagtgccGGTATGTTGTACCAGTATAAGGAcgtttggaatgtgcattttctttatttcgttgtgtttattgcgtccatctacccttagGTCTCGTTAGACATGCTTAAGGTTTTCAAGGACAATGTTAAgtcggttacaagagaagttgttaTTCAGATGCCAGCATACCAGCCATGATGGGATAACGAAGCacattgtatcgactaattgtggatgtcccagcagaacacttgaatctcttaaaTCAAATTCGTtgtgggatttgaattccttgttccttgttgcgaaaggaacccttgttgtctgaatcttcccttgcaatactcaaattttgtggtatatgaccccaccgccttctttgcgtataagttggtaatagttgcttggttaatagcttatggtgccatgatgaAACTAAGGGCTCCTGTGGAACAGCTGTCACATGATGATGCTGCTCGacacgtgctggtatcgaggttgttgaccaagtacatttaccaagttacaccgccataccgctcttgatacaaaatattcttcttggaaatatttgggtgttcaaacgggaaatccacaacgggttgatgaaatagtgttccctcaagtaaacaagagaatgtggttttggaggaagcatgtatgtcatGATCCTAGTTCATACAAAAGGTTGACGCATATTGTgaacaagaaagggaaggaaaagaagtgcaacaaggaaaagttagcctcgggtagtAGGGAGTGATTGGAAAAGCCCGAGTGGACGTCATGACCCAAGCCCAATGTCTAGCTCGACCACGTTACGCACGTCGGTCACTATTGCCGCATGCCctgcggacgccatcagtgtCAGGGTCCACTAGCACCCTGTCCTCGCATAACCACGGCATTACGTTGCATCCACCATAATCGTGCATTGTGCGCTTCCCTTTTTTCGGCATCCAATCGGCTCTCGATCCTTGCCCTCATCCCTGTAACAGACTCCCTCTTGTTTTCCTCTTTTGGGGACACAGCCACCACACGCCTCCCTCATCGGGTGAACCCCCTCCCCTCTCCTTTTTCCTCCCTTCACTCTAGCTCACGCaaggagcgcaccatggccgacgcTCTTCCCACCTTGTGACCATCAGTGTTCCCTTCCACGCCGCCTCCACTTCTGGTGCACTGCGCCCCCACCTCCGTTcgtcactataagatgcccttggcctttgctctccttcttcatccccatcccctcgAATCTGAaacagagctacgagatccagtcgtcatTCAAGGAACTAGGTTCGTTagtcagaggtgattgtgtaatctga harbors:
- the LOC136540316 gene encoding chaperone protein dnaJ 11, chloroplastic-like; its protein translation is MISPRPALSPSFLAFRPGSPAASPPPSPRLHAPPPLSASFSTVATAAPAGHAAASSFYDVLGLRPGASAREIKAAYRRLALAVHPDAAAPQHPTASSAEDFIRVHAAYSTLSDPDKRADYDRRRRLSAAVALGRSPSFPAHRSRRTWETDQCW